From Brassica oleracea var. oleracea cultivar TO1000 unplaced genomic scaffold, BOL UnpScaffold01353, whole genome shotgun sequence, the proteins below share one genomic window:
- the LOC106321252 gene encoding uncharacterized protein LOC106321252 — translation MEIPSSEEILECMSSCLSQIKWRLKPTSKRRLDIDVLALCTGMRPVVMIDYGGKLPELQDRLLSLLELIQEGLPVFKDLRVMVIEDMIYLINVRRLPKWLSSEPELFFVDLEQDPPEMVEQRKESNLGVQLRSIQKLFSSTFPLDGGDNDAKSSQSSLFVDLSCCLQDTKVTIPTLNGWLLDYPVVYLFGTDHIEEAIYNLSTKSLRIFKVLVQRNGTTEKDSLLEELTSFSVPYDLSMGGSKEVWAEAFLERMSSRWEECKHIWRSLDLQVSECYPQAIVL, via the exons ATGGAGATACCAAGCTCTGAGGAGATTCTTGAGTGTATGAGCTCTTGTCTCTCTCAGATCAAATGGCGACTCAAACCCACTTCCAAACGCCGCCTCGATATAG ATGTGCTGGCACTATGCACGGGAATGAGACCAGTTGTGATGATTGACTATGGAGGCAAGTTGCCTGAGCTTCAAGATCGCTTGCTTTCCCTTCTCGAGCTTATCCAAGAG GGTTTACCAGTCTTTAAAGATCTGAGGGTTATGGTTATAGAGGACATGATTTACCTGATAAATGTTAGAAGACTGCCCAAGTGGTTGAGTTCAGAACCTGAATTGTTCTTCGTCGACCTAGAACAAGATCCTCCAGAG ATGGTGGAACAAAGAAAGGAAAGCAATCTAGGGGTGCAGCTTAGGTCGATTCAGAAGCTTTTCTCTTCCACATTTCCTTTAGATGGCGGCGATAATGACGCCAAGTCTTCTCAGTCTTCTTTGTTCGTTGATCTTAGTTGTTGTTTACAAGACACTAAGGTTACAATCCCAACACTAAACGG GTGGCTCCTGGACTATCCGGTTGTGTATTTATTCGGCACAGATCACATAGAAGAAGCAATCTACAACCTCTCAACCAAGTCTCTCCGCATCTTCAAAGTTTTAGTACAAAG GAATGGTACCACTGAGAAAGACTCTCTCTTAGAAGAGCTGACAAG TTTTTCGGTGCCATATGATCTAAGCATGGGAGGTAGCAAGGAAGTGTGGGCTGAAGCATTTCTGGAGAGGATGAGTTCAAGGTGGGAAGAATGCAAACACATTTGGAGATCATTGGATCTGCAAGTTTCTGAATGTTATCCTCAAGCTATTGTTCTTTAA
- the LOC106321251 gene encoding RHOMBOID-like protein 13, translating into MGRPLLYDIIEKPATSCIVTLCSLIWFLIQKKSIGYSQVGLSYETAIQGHYWRIITSAFSHISVLHLVFNMSALWSLGVVEQLKHLGLGTAYYLHYTLVLVVFSGALVIGMYHLLIGRFKIEYFRRVTAVGYSCVVFGWMTILSVKQPSSKLDLFGVLSLPISFAPFESLIFTSIIVPQASFLGHLSGILVGYAVSWGLIGGMNSYWAVTMLGWIVVVFVFSLKKSGAYDFSFLEIESVSDASLPSLRFVGNGRTLQASAVPLSGVEVL; encoded by the coding sequence ATGGGAAGACCCTTACTTTACGACATCATCGAGAAGCCCGCAACGAGCTGCATCGTAACCCTATGCAGCTTAATCTGGTTCCTGATCCAGAAGAAGAGTATTGGTTACTCGCAAGTTGGGTTAAGCTACGAGACTGCGATCCAAGGGCATTACTGGAGGATCATCACCTCTGCTTTCTCCCACATCAGCGTCTTGCATCTCGTCTTCAACATGAGTGCTCTCTGGAGCCTCGGCGTTGTTGAGCAGTTAAAGCATTTAGGTCTCGGAACTGCTTACTATCTTCATTACACTCTTGTCCTTGTAGTCTTCTCCGGTGCTTTGGTGATTGGGATGTACCATTTGCTGATTGGTAGGTTCAAGATTGAGTATTTCAGGAGGGTTACAGCTGTGGGGTACTCTTGCGTTGTGTTTGGTTGGATGACGATTTTGTCTGTGAAGCAGCCTTCTTCGAAGCTTGATCTTTTTGGGGTCTTGTCTCTTCCCATTAGCTTTGCGCCCTTTGAGTCGCTTATTTTCACTTCTATTATTGTTCCGCAAGCTAGCTTTCTGGGACATTTGTCGGGGATTCTTGTTGGTTACGCTGTTTCGTGGGGTTTGATTGGTGGGATGAACAGCTACTGGGCTGTTACCATGCTTGGTTGGATCGTTGTGGTGTTTGTTTTCAGTTTGAAGAAGTCTGGTGCTTATGATTTCAGTTTTCTTGAGATCGAGTCGGTTAGTGATGCTTCTTTGCCTTCGCTGCGGTTTGTTGGAAACGGACGGACCTTGCAAGCTAGTGCAGTTCCTCTTAGTGGAGTGGAAGTTCTCTGA
- the LOC106321253 gene encoding protein STRICTOSIDINE SYNTHASE-LIKE 13-like — protein sequence MEKKGQRSTHDSLLTHHPVLCIIALSVIFIAIDPFHISPVGGREFKPVKHEVAPYKQVMENWPRDNLSRLGHHGKLEFVDEVFGPESLEFDGLGRGPYTGLADGRVVRWMGEATGWETFSVATSKWSEKTCARGVDSTTNKQWKHEKLCGRPLGLRFNKESGNLYIADAYYGLLMVGPEGGVATPLATHVEGKPILFANDLDIHRNGSIFFTDTSKRYDRANHFFILLEGESTGRLLRYDPPTKTTHVVLDGLAFPNGIQLSKDQSFLLFTETTNCRLVKYWLEGSKRGEVEVVADLPGFPDNVRMNEKGEFWVAIDCCRTPVQEVLTNNPWIKSIYFRLPIPMKLLATAMGMRMHTVISRFDEDGKVLEVLEDRQGKVMKLVSEVREVQGKLWIGTVAHNHIATLPYPLAVN from the exons ATGGAGAAGAAAGGCCAGCGTAGTACACATGACTCCTTGCTGACACACCACCCGGTTCTCTGTATCATTGCTTTGTCTGTAATTTTCATAGCGATTGACCCCTTTCACATAAGTCCAGTCGGTGGTCGTGAGTTCAAACCCGTGAAGCATGAGGTTGCTCCATACAAGCAAGTCATGGAAAACTGGCCGAGAGACAACCTTAGCCGACTAGGCCATCATGGGAAGCTCGAGTTTGTGGACGAAGTCTTTGGTCCAGAGTCATTAGAGTTTGATGGTTTAGGCCGTGGTCCATACACAGGGTTGGCTGATGGGAGGGTGGTTAGATGGATGGGTGAAGCAACCGGATGGGAGACATTCTCCGTTGCAACATCAAAATG GTCAGAGAAGACATGCGCAAGAGGTGTGGATTCAACAACGAATAAGCAATGGAAGCACGAGAAGCTGTGTGGGCGACCTCTTGGTCTGAGATTTAATAAAGAGAGTGGAAACTTGTACATTGCAGACGCTTACTATGGTCTACTAATGGTTGGTCCTGAAGGAGGGGTTGCTACGCCTTTAGCTACTCATGTGGAAGGGAAGCCTATACTCTTTGCCAACGATCTCGACATCCATAGAAATGGCTCAATCTTCTTCACAGACACAAGCAAACGATATGACAGAGC GAATCATTTCTTCATATTACTTGAAGGAGAATCAACAGGGAGGCTTCTTAGGTATGACCCACCTACCAAAACAACACACGTTGTGCTTGATGGTTTGGCTTTTCCCAATGGCATTCAACTCTCTAAAGACCAATCTTTCCTTCTCTTCACAGAAACTACCAATTGCAG GTTAGTGAAGTACTGGCTGGAGGGTTCAAAGAGAGGTGAAGTTGAGGTGGTGGCAGATCTACCGGGATTCCCAGACAATGTGAGAATGAACGAGAAGGGTGAGTTTTGGGTCGCAATAGACTGTTGCAGAACACCAGTTCAAGAGGTTCTTACAAACAATCCTTGGATAAAGAGCATCTACTTTCGGTTGCCTATACCGATGAAGTTGCTGGCGACAGCCATGGGTATGAGAATGCACACTGTTATATCAAGATTCGATGAGGACGGCAAGGTCTTGGAGGTTCTTGAGGATAGACAAGGAAAGGTAATGAAGCTTGTTAGTGAAGTGAGGGAGGTTCAAGGGAAGCTTTGGATTGGAACAGTGGCTCATAACCATATTGCCACTTTGCCTTATCCATTAGCAGTGAATTAG